One window of the Solanum stenotomum isolate F172 chromosome 11, ASM1918654v1, whole genome shotgun sequence genome contains the following:
- the LOC125844138 gene encoding F-box/WD-40 repeat-containing protein At5g21040-like, producing the protein MEFECQRGTKIGLEDCSIDCVDYPCREKVDTSFIEPSKNPKSFIFDSEKQNSLWRLDGKGGSLSLKCEELLAVNEVLPDCRSITDLPPALISEILNCLEPKELGVVSCVNASLYRLASEHHVWKEFYCERWGQPILLAPLGAEHADEKSWKELFVEREFRSKTFMGRYSIDTLYGHTEAVRSVSVLSSKKLLFTSGYDQIVRMWDLEEGLSIASSRPLGCTIRAVAADSRLLIAGGTDGFIHGWRAEDGNPHLFDLRSPQNQNMEFRVWEHEGPITCLALDLNKMYSGSWDMSIRVWDRSSLKCLKVLMHNDWVWSLAPHDTTVASAAGSDLYVWDTNIGSELATVNNVHAGNAFSLARSHTGKLLFTGGEDGAIRMFEISRNDKFHLRRVATWIPHSGAVYSLAFEFPWLVSASSDGKLSLIDVRKLLRTNRSYVMEKPSKVDNRAKNVEPPQRMLHGFGSNLFAVDVGLDRIVCAGEEGIVRIWNFSEALEVEQRVRALRGLRLENRMRRRKLQSEMTGKGSRADQCSVAAKKNQLNGDRNSWCNKRRVTGKLKA; encoded by the coding sequence ATGGAATTTGAATGCCAAAGAGGTACTAAGATTGGTTTGGAAGATTGTTCTATAGATTGTGTAGACTACCCCTGTAGAGAAAAAGTTGATACTAGTTTTATTGAACCTTCAAAGAACCCAAAGAGTTTCATATTTGACTCGGAGAAGCAAAACTCATTGTGGAGATTGGATGGGAAAGGTGGTAGTTTGAGTTTGAAATGCGAAGAGTTGCTCGCTGTTAATGAGGTCCTGCCTGATTGTCGGTCTATTACTGACCTCCCTCCGGCATTGATCTCAGAAATACTTAATTGCTTAGAACCAAAGGAGCTTGGTGTTGTTTCGTGTGTGAATGCGTCATTGTATCGTCTTGCTTCGGAGCACCATGTGTGGAAGGAGTTCTATTGTGAAAGGTGGGGGCAGCCAATATTGTTGGCACCTCTGGGCGCAGAGCATGCAGATGAGAAGTCGTGGAAGGAGCTTTTTGTGGAGAGGGAGTTCCGTAGTAAAACATTCATGGGACGCTATAGTATTGATACATTGTATGGTCATACTGAGGCTGTTAGAAGTGTTTCCGTTTTATCTTCAAAGAAACTTCTGTTTACTTCAGGGTATGATCAGATAGTGCGAATGTGGGACTTGGAAGAAGGTTTGTCTATTGCATCATCTCGCCCTCTTGGCTGCACTATTCGTGCAGTTGCGGCTGATTCGAGGCTCTTAATAGCAGGGGGTACAGATGGATTCATACATGGTTGGAGAGCAGAGGATGGaaatccacatctctttgatcTTAGATCACCTCAGAACCAGAACATGGAATTCAGAGTTTGGGAACATGAAGGACCAATAACATGTCTTGCATTGGATTTGAATAAGATGTACAGTGGTTCTTGGGACATGAGTATTCGTGTTTGGGATCGATCTTCTTTGAAATGTCTGAAAGTTCTAATGCACAATGACTGGGTTTGGAGCCTTGCTCCCCATGATACAACAGTAGCGAGCGCTGCAGGCTCAGATCTTTATGTCTGGGACACTAATATTGGGTCAGAACTTGCTACCGTCAACAATGTTCATGCTGGAAATGCTTTTTCCTTGGCGCGAAGTCACACAGGGAAGCTCCTATTCACTGGAGGGGAAGATGGAGCTATACGCATGTTCGAGATCAGTAGAAATGATAAGTTTCATCTCAGGCGTGTGGCGACATGGATTCCTCACTCGGGTGCTGTTTATTCTCTTGCATTTGAGTTCCCTTGGCTTGTTTCAGCTTCCAGTGATGGAAAACTCTCACTTATTGATGTGAGAAAGCTGTTGAGGACGAATCGGAGTTATGTGATGGAGAAGCCTTCGAAGGTTGACAATAGGGCTAAAAATGTAGAGCCACCTCAAAGAATGTTACATGGATTTGGGAGCAATCTGTTTGCTGTGGATGTTGGCCTTGATCGTATTGTATGTGCTGGAGAAGAAGGCATTGTTAGGATCTGGAACTTCTCAGAAGCTTTGGAGGTTGAGCAGAGAGTTCGAGCATTAAGAGGATTAAGGTTAGAGAACAGAATGAGGAGGCGTAAACTTCAGTCTGAAATGACTGGTAAAGGCAGCCGTGCTGATCAGTGCTCAGTTGCTGCTAAGAAGAATCAATTGAATGGTGATAGGAACAGCTG